The Virgibacillus dokdonensis genome includes a window with the following:
- a CDS encoding class D sortase, with translation MLLRTFSIILIVCGIAILGYGGFQLYHSKAMESERMEEAESFVSHKIISDVEDVEKFNYDAFKQGDTVGVLYIPKLDRELPIIEGVDEDDLAQGVGHYTGTGFPGENKQILLSGHRDTVFRNFDQLQDGDEFHVKMKQGTFVYTMQDHKIVAADDTTVIDPDRKNEVLTISTCYPFSYIGDAPDRYVIYAYPTK, from the coding sequence ATGTTGTTAAGGACTTTTTCAATCATTTTAATTGTGTGCGGAATAGCCATTCTAGGCTATGGTGGGTTTCAGCTTTATCATTCAAAGGCAATGGAAAGTGAGCGGATGGAAGAAGCAGAATCATTTGTTTCCCATAAAATAATTTCGGATGTAGAAGATGTAGAAAAATTTAATTATGATGCGTTCAAACAAGGAGATACAGTCGGCGTTCTTTATATTCCAAAGCTTGATCGAGAATTACCAATCATTGAAGGTGTAGATGAAGACGACCTAGCTCAAGGTGTTGGTCATTATACCGGTACAGGGTTTCCAGGAGAAAACAAACAAATTTTATTATCTGGACATCGTGATACCGTGTTTAGAAATTTTGACCAATTACAAGATGGAGATGAATTCCATGTAAAAATGAAACAAGGAACCTTTGTTTATACAATGCAGGATCATAAAATTGTCGCTGCAGATGATACAACGGTTATAGATCCAGACAGAAAAAACGAAGTATTAACGATATCTACATGCTATCCTTTTTCCTACATCGGGGACGCGCCAGATCGTTATGTTATTTACGCTTACCCAACGAAATAG
- a CDS encoding LL-diaminopimelate aminotransferase: MNINLADKMKHFQTSIFNELSSYKQKKISEGVNMIDLSVGSPDLPPASFVIDELTKQVQDPAQYGYTLTGTDELHEAIATYYGKQYHVPLMPTREAFMVMGSQDGLVHLPMVLTNPGDTILLPDPGYTAYHTGVALAEAEQYLMPLKAENHFLPDLHAIPEEILQKSKLMILNFPGNPVPATATKAFFEKVVAIAKKYNIAILHDFAYSELYYDEKPISFLSVDGAKEVGVEFNSFSKSFNLAGCRIGYIVGNEQIVDGLKRLKSNLDFGVFLPIQKTAICALEHASFFTQKLRNVYKARRDLLVTGFHNAGWKVASPKASMFIWAKVPKNYTSTAFAYKLMDEAGIVVVPGNAFGPSGEGYVRIGLVQPEEVLNEAVQRLQKSALFTPVNMG; encoded by the coding sequence ATGAATATTAATCTAGCTGACAAAATGAAACATTTTCAAACATCTATTTTTAATGAACTTTCCAGCTATAAACAGAAAAAAATTAGCGAAGGGGTCAACATGATTGACTTGAGTGTAGGAAGCCCAGACCTTCCACCAGCATCATTCGTGATTGACGAACTTACAAAGCAAGTGCAAGACCCTGCACAATATGGCTATACCCTTACAGGTACGGATGAGTTACATGAAGCAATAGCAACCTATTATGGCAAACAATATCATGTACCGCTTATGCCAACACGAGAGGCTTTCATGGTCATGGGTTCCCAAGATGGTTTGGTTCACTTGCCAATGGTATTAACAAACCCTGGTGACACAATTCTTCTTCCTGATCCAGGTTATACAGCATACCATACGGGTGTAGCTTTAGCTGAAGCTGAACAATACCTCATGCCACTAAAAGCAGAAAATCATTTTCTTCCAGACCTTCATGCTATTCCAGAAGAAATTTTGCAAAAGTCAAAACTGATGATCCTTAATTTTCCGGGGAATCCTGTACCAGCTACGGCTACAAAAGCTTTTTTTGAAAAAGTAGTGGCTATTGCTAAAAAATATAACATTGCTATTTTACATGACTTTGCCTATTCAGAGCTTTACTATGACGAAAAACCAATTAGTTTTCTTTCGGTTGATGGTGCTAAAGAGGTTGGCGTAGAATTTAATTCATTCTCTAAAAGTTTCAATTTAGCTGGGTGCAGAATTGGCTATATAGTAGGGAATGAACAAATAGTAGACGGGCTAAAACGTTTGAAATCTAATTTAGATTTTGGTGTTTTTTTACCAATACAAAAAACAGCAATTTGCGCACTGGAACATGCATCTTTCTTCACACAAAAATTACGCAACGTCTATAAAGCACGTAGAGATCTTTTAGTCACTGGTTTTCATAATGCTGGATGGAAGGTTGCTTCACCGAAAGCATCCATGTTTATTTGGGCTAAAGTTCCCAAAAATTATACATCCACTGCATTCGCTTATAAACTAATGGATGAAGCAGGAATTGTTGTCGTGCCCGGGAATGCTTTTGGTCCTTCAGGAGAAGGGTATGTACGTATTGGCTTAGTACAGCCAGAAGAAGTGCTAAACGAAGCAGTGCAAAGATTACAAAAAAGTGCCTTATTTACTCCTGTCAATATGGGATAG
- a CDS encoding TetR/AcrR family transcriptional regulator translates to MSLREKKVAEKKEEIIRMAIRVLSEKGYNGITMEEIAAKLLMTKGTVYYYFKDKQELLYQSQIMLLERSLWKVQQIQQKQIPIDKKLNQSIISHIEYILEERSGFELMLKPEQIFNTKQLDVIFKLRDTYAEIFDQMITEGIDEGTFDVTDVKVVRNIILGSMNWVTQWYAEDGEKSRTEIAEDIAIYLLRMLSPNK, encoded by the coding sequence ATGTCCTTGAGAGAGAAAAAAGTAGCAGAAAAAAAAGAGGAAATCATTCGTATGGCCATCCGTGTCCTATCGGAAAAAGGATACAATGGAATTACAATGGAAGAAATTGCTGCTAAGCTGTTAATGACAAAAGGAACTGTTTATTACTATTTTAAAGATAAACAGGAATTACTGTATCAGAGTCAAATTATGCTATTGGAACGGAGTTTGTGGAAAGTACAACAAATTCAACAAAAACAAATTCCTATCGATAAAAAGCTTAATCAATCCATTATTTCTCATATTGAATATATATTGGAGGAACGCTCTGGGTTTGAATTGATGTTAAAACCAGAACAAATATTTAATACAAAACAATTAGATGTTATTTTTAAACTTCGAGATACGTATGCCGAAATTTTTGATCAGATGATTACAGAGGGAATAGATGAAGGTACCTTTGATGTTACAGATGTAAAAGTGGTGCGAAATATAATTTTAGGTTCGATGAACTGGGTAACGCAATGGTATGCTGAGGACGGGGAAAAAAGTAGGACAGAGATTGCTGAAGATATTGCTATCTACTTATTGCGAATGTTGTCACCAAATAAGTGA
- a CDS encoding 3-hydroxyacyl-CoA dehydrogenase, whose protein sequence is MEIAKGVAVVTGGASGLGEATVRKIVEGGGKAVIFDLAKKNGALLAEELGSAVDYYHVNVTDERSVQDALENTINQFGKVDMLINCAGIGAAERTLGKKGVHDLGIFKKVIEVNLLGTFNVIRLVAQKMSANTVNENGERGVIINTASVAAFDGQIGQAAYSASKGGITGMTLPIARDLSSIGIRVMTIAPGLFETPLFASLPEKAKKALGEMTPFPSRLGYPEEYAQLAKSIIENPMLNGEIIRLDGAIRMQPK, encoded by the coding sequence ATGGAAATAGCAAAAGGGGTTGCTGTTGTTACTGGTGGTGCATCAGGCCTTGGTGAAGCTACAGTAAGAAAAATTGTAGAGGGAGGTGGAAAAGCCGTCATTTTTGATCTGGCAAAGAAGAATGGTGCATTACTAGCTGAAGAACTCGGAAGTGCAGTAGATTATTATCACGTTAATGTAACTGATGAGAGAAGTGTACAGGATGCATTAGAGAATACGATAAATCAATTTGGAAAAGTGGATATGCTTATTAACTGTGCAGGAATAGGCGCCGCAGAAAGAACACTAGGCAAAAAGGGGGTACATGATTTAGGAATTTTTAAAAAAGTTATTGAAGTAAATCTGCTTGGAACGTTTAATGTCATTCGGCTTGTTGCGCAAAAAATGTCCGCTAATACTGTTAATGAAAATGGAGAGCGAGGAGTTATTATTAATACAGCTTCAGTAGCAGCGTTTGATGGTCAAATTGGTCAAGCGGCTTATAGTGCTTCCAAAGGGGGAATAACAGGAATGACGTTACCGATCGCTAGAGATCTATCATCTATAGGTATACGTGTTATGACGATTGCACCTGGATTATTTGAAACCCCGTTATTTGCTTCCTTACCTGAAAAAGCAAAAAAAGCGTTAGGAGAAATGACACCGTTTCCATCTAGGCTAGGTTATCCCGAAGAATATGCACAGTTAGCAAAAAGTATTATTGAAAATCCTATGTTGAATGGAGAAATCATTCGATTAGACGGTGCCATACGTATGCAGCCCAAATGA
- a CDS encoding acyl-CoA dehydrogenase family protein — protein sequence MKRHFLEEEHAIFRSSLRKFLEQEAAPYFADWEVNQQIPRSFWKKAGEQGYLCSWAKEVYGGFEADFRYSVVLNEEFERIGTAMVGLGLHNDIVMPYIDTYGSEEQKKRWLPKAIQGEIISAIAMTEPGAGSDLAAIQTTAKKDGDAYIVNGEKTFITNGSSADLVVVVCKTNLHAQPAYKGISLLVVEANTPGFRKGKKLKKMGQLANDTCELIFEDARVPAGNLLGEEGKGFYYLMEKLQQERLLVSMQSVAAIKEMITITSEYVKQRKAFGKRISEFQHTQFQLAELYTEWQIGNVFVDRLIEQHMAGEQIVSEVSMAKWWTTDLAKKVAAICMQLHGGYGYMEEFEIARRYRDVAVSSIYAGSNEIMKLIIAKNMGLVDAE from the coding sequence CTGAAAAGACATTTTTTAGAAGAAGAACATGCGATTTTCCGTAGTTCATTACGAAAATTTTTGGAACAAGAAGCAGCTCCATATTTCGCTGACTGGGAAGTGAATCAGCAAATACCAAGGTCATTTTGGAAAAAAGCAGGGGAACAAGGCTATCTATGTTCTTGGGCTAAAGAAGTCTATGGTGGTTTCGAAGCAGACTTTAGGTATTCGGTTGTTTTAAATGAAGAATTTGAACGGATTGGCACAGCAATGGTAGGATTGGGCTTACATAATGATATTGTAATGCCTTATATAGATACGTATGGTTCAGAAGAACAAAAAAAACGGTGGTTACCTAAAGCGATACAAGGAGAGATTATTTCTGCTATTGCGATGACGGAGCCTGGGGCGGGGTCTGATTTGGCAGCAATTCAAACAACGGCAAAAAAAGATGGGGATGCTTATATTGTAAATGGAGAGAAAACATTTATAACAAATGGTTCTTCCGCAGATTTAGTGGTCGTCGTTTGCAAAACGAACCTACATGCCCAGCCTGCTTATAAAGGAATAAGCCTGCTCGTTGTAGAAGCTAATACTCCAGGATTTCGAAAAGGGAAAAAGCTAAAAAAGATGGGACAGCTCGCAAATGATACATGTGAATTAATTTTTGAAGATGCTCGTGTACCAGCTGGGAATTTACTGGGAGAAGAAGGTAAAGGATTTTATTATTTGATGGAAAAGTTGCAGCAGGAGCGGTTATTAGTAAGTATGCAAAGTGTTGCAGCTATAAAAGAAATGATTACAATCACATCTGAATATGTAAAACAACGAAAAGCATTTGGAAAGCGAATTAGTGAATTTCAACATACACAATTTCAACTTGCTGAGCTTTATACAGAGTGGCAAATTGGCAATGTGTTTGTTGATCGTTTAATTGAACAACATATGGCTGGGGAGCAAATTGTGTCAGAGGTGTCCATGGCAAAGTGGTGGACGACAGACTTAGCTAAGAAAGTAGCAGCAATTTGTATGCAATTACATGGTGGATATGGTTATATGGAAGAGTTTGAAATTGCAAGAAGATATCGTGATGTAGCTGTGTCATCTATTTATGCAGGTTCTAATGAAATTATGAAACTAATTATCGCCAAAAATATGGGATTAGTAGATGCGGAATAG
- a CDS encoding thiolase family protein has translation MREAVIIEAVRTPVGRRKGSLSAKRAEDLAAKPLQALIERVGIDPGLVEDVIYGCVSQVGEQAFDIARQAALIADFPVEVPGTTIDRQCGSSQQAVHFASQAIMSGDMDVVIAGGVENMTRVPMGSNMQGVTINENLTSKYEIINQGLSAERIADKWGFSRQQLDEFSLISHEKAIAAMKSGYFNKEIMPLEVNLPDGSLDLLRYDEGPREQTSLDKLSELKAAFQEGGKITAGNSSQISDGAAALLLMSRDKANELGLKPKFRVLARTVIGSDPTLMLTGPIPATEKVLRIARLSISDIDVFEVNEAFASVALAWLHETGADPKRLNPNGGAIALGHPLGASGARLMTTMIHELERTGGRYGLQTMCEGHGMANATIIERLA, from the coding sequence TTGCGAGAAGCGGTAATTATAGAGGCTGTAAGAACACCAGTTGGAAGGCGTAAAGGGAGTTTGTCAGCAAAACGTGCAGAAGATTTAGCGGCAAAACCTTTGCAAGCATTGATAGAACGAGTAGGCATTGACCCTGGACTAGTAGAAGATGTCATCTACGGTTGTGTGTCTCAAGTAGGTGAGCAGGCGTTTGATATTGCTAGGCAAGCTGCATTAATTGCTGATTTTCCAGTTGAAGTGCCTGGAACAACGATTGATCGTCAATGTGGATCGAGTCAACAAGCTGTTCATTTTGCTTCTCAAGCGATTATGAGCGGAGACATGGATGTGGTCATTGCCGGCGGCGTGGAAAATATGACGCGTGTTCCAATGGGGTCCAATATGCAAGGGGTTACAATAAATGAAAATTTAACCTCCAAATATGAAATCATTAATCAAGGGCTATCCGCAGAACGAATTGCTGATAAATGGGGATTTAGTCGCCAGCAACTAGATGAGTTTTCACTCATAAGTCATGAAAAAGCCATTGCAGCAATGAAATCGGGCTACTTTAATAAGGAGATCATGCCACTAGAAGTAAACTTACCAGATGGATCATTGGATTTGTTGAGGTATGATGAAGGACCGAGGGAACAAACAAGTTTGGATAAGTTAAGCGAATTAAAGGCTGCATTTCAAGAAGGTGGAAAAATCACTGCTGGCAACTCCAGTCAAATTAGTGATGGTGCAGCAGCGCTATTGCTAATGTCTCGTGACAAAGCAAACGAATTAGGGTTAAAGCCAAAGTTTCGGGTCTTAGCACGTACGGTGATTGGCTCTGACCCAACGCTTATGCTGACGGGACCAATACCTGCTACGGAAAAAGTATTACGTATAGCCCGATTAAGCATTTCCGATATCGACGTTTTTGAAGTAAATGAAGCTTTTGCCTCTGTAGCTTTAGCTTGGTTGCATGAAACTGGAGCAGATCCAAAACGTCTTAATCCAAATGGTGGTGCAATTGCGCTCGGTCATCCGCTTGGAGCCAGTGGGGCAAGATTAATGACAACTATGATACATGAATTGGAACGTACAGGTGGACGGTACGGATTACAAACCATGTGCGAAGGTCATGGTATGGCGAATGCAACAATTATTGAACGTTTAGCTTAA